The following proteins are co-located in the Helicoverpa armigera isolate CAAS_96S chromosome 23, ASM3070526v1, whole genome shotgun sequence genome:
- the LOC110376263 gene encoding uncharacterized protein LOC110376263 isoform X1 codes for MNCFIIIFLALITLSRQGKLQSTYEEKYALYHCLQKKICTPGGDKVCGVDLKTKVVAEFPDKCTLHGVNCNKMGFYWKLDTDHCAATVIFGAEVFHLGQPQGYETVTPSQTPANTTKSVFPSWIAERIKKSFASLLNRTHVTQMR; via the exons Atgaattgttttataataatatttttag CTTTAATTACTTTGTCTAGGCAAGGGAAATTACAGAGCACTTATGAA gaaaaatatgCCTTATACCATTGTCTCCAAAAGAAAATTTGCACTCCAGGGGGAGACAAAGTGTGTGGGGTGGATCTAAAAACAAAAGTGGTCGCGGAATTTCCAGATAAATGTACTTTGCATGGAGTCAACTGCAACAAGATGGGAT tttactGGAAATTAGACACTGATCATTGTGCCGCGACCGTGATCTTCGGTGCAGAGGTGTTCCACCTTGGTCAACCTCAAGGTTATGAGACTGTCACGCCAAGTCAAACTCCTGCTAATACCACCAAGAGTGTCTTTCCCTCCTGGATCGCAGAACGCATCAAGAAAAGTTTCGCAAGCCTCCTGAATAGAACTCATGTGACCCAgatgagataa